Proteins from a genomic interval of Rhodothermus marinus:
- the mscL gene encoding large-conductance mechanosensitive channel protein MscL produces the protein MWKEFKAFALRGNVIDMAIGIIIGLAFGAVVQSLVNDVLMPPIGLLVGGVDFSDLFIVLREGTIPGPYPTLEAAREVGAVTLNIGVFLNSVVNFLIVAFSVFLVVKGINQLQRKQEEAPPAPPKPSPQEQLLMEIRDLLKAQRS, from the coding sequence ATGTGGAAAGAATTCAAGGCATTCGCCCTGCGCGGCAACGTGATCGACATGGCGATCGGCATCATCATCGGGCTGGCCTTCGGCGCCGTGGTCCAATCGCTGGTCAACGACGTGCTGATGCCGCCGATCGGATTGCTGGTGGGTGGTGTGGATTTTTCGGATCTGTTCATCGTGTTGCGCGAGGGGACGATCCCCGGCCCCTATCCCACGCTGGAAGCCGCGCGCGAGGTGGGTGCGGTTACCCTTAACATTGGTGTGTTTCTGAACAGCGTGGTGAACTTTCTGATCGTGGCCTTCAGCGTGTTTCTGGTGGTGAAGGGGATCAATCAGCTGCAGCGCAAGCAGGAGGAAGCACCGCCTGCGCCGCCGAAGCCCTCGCCGCAGGAGCAACTGCTGATGGAAATCCGGGACCTGCTGAAAGCGCAGCGCTCATAG
- a CDS encoding FlgD immunoglobulin-like domain containing protein: MPDCVRLVVYDLLGRSGRTLLEGPLVPGVHEVVWDGRSDAGARLPAGVYLLRLETGNGVQSRTITMLR, translated from the coding sequence ATGCCGGACTGCGTGCGGCTGGTGGTCTATGACCTGCTGGGGCGTTCGGGGCGGACGCTGCTGGAGGGGCCGCTGGTGCCGGGCGTGCACGAGGTGGTCTGGGATGGACGGAGCGATGCGGGCGCGCGGCTTCCGGCCGGGGTGTACCTGTTGCGTTTAGAAACCGGCAACGGGGTACAGAGCCGAACGATCACCATGCTTCGATAG
- a CDS encoding HEAT repeat domain-containing protein, giving the protein MCRWLLALTLLLVITARAQPVSRSEQLLRKLETARTPAEAHPLLEQLARALKEGELFGEEARIARLTRRFWEDPAAPSAVRFQLQEIYGMIAPALAAMEPSLAETLFVHGPLGWLQGKDPERRRFALGVLSLGWEILYGQNLQEVFLQALPAVLASAATWPEEDFEVVMSLLAERMALSTETHLPDGLPPAFVERLRRYRGPHVWYLPRILALDTTAAGTQHLIAFALNPPPLPPEQARWINPQRQREVFLETLENRRLTLEQKRQVVALLAEPELRHAVFRLVRTWWYREEPLPLPTPEMLPLLEAWAIRENCEEAVRLLAAAGLEGLRRLFRMVEEDRRDWNAPIRNPRPCEWDRWSTLFEQAGEIAEEIEAAYRANPAPWHVRLLARAGRWEPVFEALASPNVALRREAAFVLGLALAPEEDELARTGNTGHGRMLATSLAQRPDLLPRVQEALKDEDLAVRREALRALLWLGDETTRPALLAALRMDEENQFQTFLSGFRPKLTDSLALALARIVREDSSGPVRRRAIDLLTRAQPGSWPKVVEGELRPLLGDPEPEVRRAVAGYFATVPAREVATTVALLEATQDASEYVRHFSAMALGLARGWTPELVDRLEVRLREGDPDENVVRGLERAYLHALRREPGSVDRLLAIVLERKGPARWRKALAEGPPADSIVVRALLERLASRPLKDWASMPPKFGLEALQRMIEFFVRAEEDPLPLVLIGHLVPREMLDPWLIRRALEDPNLSLEHRLWLIHQTLEIPADLRENVWRLLMQALREEEGGEMTLALFGRWGFAGVRRLVEERWDEPETLRRVARYLRRQEELGKLRAATGNTGGPHLPKPSDEDLPWIEATLARLVPGTRDPRLAPLVELLGLWDLGNDPALKKATFQTRIPQLLLRHLADPVECRAVAEAVGSLFSRGIVPRCP; this is encoded by the coding sequence ATGTGCCGATGGCTTCTGGCGTTGACGTTATTGCTTGTGATTACTGCCCGGGCACAACCGGTGTCGCGTAGCGAGCAGCTACTTCGGAAGCTGGAAACCGCCCGCACGCCCGCCGAGGCGCATCCCCTGCTGGAGCAGCTTGCCCGGGCCCTGAAAGAGGGTGAGCTGTTCGGCGAGGAAGCACGCATCGCCCGGCTGACCCGGCGATTCTGGGAGGATCCGGCGGCGCCGTCCGCGGTGCGCTTTCAACTGCAGGAAATCTACGGCATGATCGCGCCGGCTCTGGCGGCCATGGAGCCGAGCCTGGCGGAGACGCTGTTCGTGCACGGGCCGCTGGGCTGGCTGCAGGGGAAAGATCCGGAGCGCCGGCGTTTTGCCCTCGGTGTTCTGTCCCTGGGCTGGGAAATCCTCTACGGACAAAATCTGCAGGAAGTCTTTCTGCAGGCGCTGCCGGCCGTGCTGGCCTCGGCCGCCACGTGGCCCGAGGAAGACTTTGAAGTTGTCATGTCCCTGCTGGCCGAGCGGATGGCGCTTTCCACCGAAACGCACCTGCCCGATGGTCTGCCCCCCGCCTTTGTCGAGCGCCTGCGCCGCTACCGTGGACCGCACGTATGGTACCTGCCCCGCATTCTGGCGCTGGATACCACGGCCGCAGGGACGCAACATCTCATCGCCTTTGCGCTCAATCCGCCGCCCCTGCCGCCAGAACAAGCCCGGTGGATAAACCCCCAGCGACAGCGCGAAGTGTTTCTGGAAACGCTGGAAAATCGCCGCCTGACGCTGGAGCAGAAGCGGCAGGTCGTGGCACTTCTCGCTGAGCCGGAGCTTCGGCATGCCGTGTTCCGGCTGGTGCGTACCTGGTGGTATCGGGAAGAGCCCCTGCCACTCCCGACGCCGGAAATGCTGCCGCTGCTGGAGGCGTGGGCCATCCGGGAAAATTGCGAGGAAGCCGTGCGTCTGCTGGCGGCGGCCGGTCTCGAGGGCCTGAGGCGGCTTTTTCGGATGGTGGAGGAAGACCGGCGAGACTGGAATGCGCCGATCCGGAACCCCCGGCCCTGCGAGTGGGACCGCTGGAGTACACTTTTTGAACAGGCCGGCGAAATTGCTGAGGAGATTGAAGCCGCCTACCGGGCGAACCCGGCGCCCTGGCATGTGCGCCTGCTGGCCCGCGCCGGACGCTGGGAGCCGGTTTTCGAGGCCCTGGCCTCTCCGAATGTGGCCCTCCGGCGGGAGGCGGCTTTCGTGCTGGGACTGGCCCTGGCACCCGAGGAAGACGAGCTGGCACGAACGGGGAACACCGGACACGGACGAATGCTGGCCACATCGCTTGCACAACGACCGGACCTTCTGCCTCGTGTACAGGAAGCCCTGAAGGACGAGGACCTTGCGGTTCGACGCGAGGCACTCCGGGCCCTCCTCTGGCTCGGCGACGAAACCACCCGCCCGGCATTGCTCGCGGCGCTTCGCATGGACGAAGAAAATCAGTTCCAGACGTTCCTGAGCGGCTTCCGGCCGAAGCTCACGGATTCGCTGGCCCTTGCCCTGGCACGCATCGTCCGGGAGGATTCCAGTGGGCCGGTGCGGCGCCGCGCCATTGACCTGCTGACTCGTGCACAGCCGGGCTCCTGGCCGAAGGTAGTGGAAGGCGAGCTCCGGCCGCTGCTTGGCGATCCCGAGCCAGAGGTGCGCCGCGCCGTGGCGGGCTACTTTGCCACCGTACCCGCCCGGGAAGTTGCCACCACGGTCGCCCTCCTGGAGGCCACACAGGACGCCAGCGAGTACGTGCGGCACTTTTCCGCCATGGCCCTGGGCCTGGCCCGCGGCTGGACGCCGGAACTGGTGGACCGTCTGGAGGTGCGGCTACGCGAAGGAGATCCGGACGAAAACGTCGTGCGCGGTCTTGAGCGTGCTTACCTGCATGCCCTGCGCCGGGAGCCCGGATCGGTGGATCGCCTGCTGGCCATCGTTCTGGAGCGGAAGGGTCCGGCACGCTGGCGCAAAGCCCTGGCCGAAGGACCGCCAGCCGATTCGATTGTAGTCCGGGCGCTGCTGGAGCGGCTGGCCTCTCGGCCACTCAAGGACTGGGCCTCCATGCCGCCGAAGTTTGGTCTTGAAGCCCTGCAGCGGATGATCGAATTTTTTGTCCGGGCCGAGGAAGATCCACTGCCGCTCGTGCTCATCGGGCACCTTGTCCCCCGGGAAATGCTCGATCCCTGGCTGATTCGCCGGGCGCTCGAGGATCCAAATCTATCGCTGGAACACCGACTCTGGCTCATCCACCAGACGCTGGAGATTCCGGCGGATCTCCGGGAGAACGTCTGGCGGCTTCTGATGCAGGCGCTCCGCGAGGAAGAAGGGGGCGAAATGACGCTGGCATTGTTCGGACGGTGGGGATTTGCCGGCGTGCGGCGGCTCGTCGAGGAGCGCTGGGATGAGCCGGAGACGCTCCGGCGCGTTGCACGGTATCTCCGACGCCAGGAAGAACTCGGGAAGCTTCGGGCAGCCACTGGCAACACGGGCGGTCCGCATCTGCCCAAACCGTCCGATGAAGACCTGCCCTGGATCGAGGCCACGCTGGCGCGCCTTGTGCCTGGCACCCGCGATCCACGCCTGGCGCCGCTGGTAGAATTGCTGGGCCTCTGGGACCTGGGCAATGATCCTGCTTTGAAGAAGGCCACGTTTCAGACCCGCATTCCACAGCTCCTGCTCCGACATCTTGCCGATCCCGTCGAGTGCCGTGCCGTGGCGGAGGCTGTGGGGAGCCTGTTCAGTCGGGGTATCGTGCCCCGGTGCCCGTAG
- a CDS encoding phosphoribosyltransferase, translating to MTAFVRFRDRRDAGRQLARLLMPYRAERPLVLGLPRGGVVVAYEIARALQAPLDVIVARKIGAPQQPELAIGAVAPGGVVFFYPYALRALGISPEMARRLAEREQQELERRIRRYRGDQPMPDVTGRTVIVVDDGLATGATALAAVRALRRQQPRRIVLAAGVCAPETAEVLEPEVDDLVCVAMPEDFVAVGQWYEDFRPVTDEEVIALLEDARRWSTPDAKSSSDAPNASS from the coding sequence ATGACCGCTTTTGTTCGCTTCCGCGACCGGCGCGATGCCGGACGGCAACTGGCCCGCCTGCTGATGCCTTACCGGGCCGAGCGTCCGCTGGTGCTGGGCCTGCCGCGCGGCGGTGTCGTTGTCGCCTACGAGATTGCCCGCGCGTTGCAGGCGCCGCTCGACGTGATCGTGGCCCGCAAGATCGGCGCGCCGCAACAGCCCGAGCTGGCCATCGGGGCTGTAGCGCCCGGCGGCGTCGTGTTCTTCTACCCCTATGCGCTCCGGGCGCTGGGCATCTCGCCGGAGATGGCCCGCCGGCTGGCCGAACGCGAGCAGCAGGAACTCGAACGTCGCATCCGCCGCTACCGGGGCGATCAGCCCATGCCGGACGTAACAGGGCGCACCGTGATCGTGGTGGACGATGGGCTGGCGACCGGCGCCACGGCGCTGGCGGCCGTCCGGGCCCTGCGCCGCCAGCAACCCCGCCGGATCGTGCTGGCAGCCGGAGTGTGCGCACCGGAGACGGCTGAAGTGCTGGAGCCCGAGGTGGACGACCTGGTATGCGTGGCCATGCCCGAAGACTTCGTGGCCGTCGGTCAGTGGTACGAGGATTTTCGGCCCGTGACCGACGAAGAAGTGATCGCCCTGCTCGAAGACGCACGTCGCTGGAGCACACCCGACGCCAAGTCGTCCTCCGACGCCCCGAATGCTTCCTCGTAG
- a CDS encoding archease — protein sequence MEQSAPSWFRELDHTADTGIEVWAESLPELFERAAWGLFAILTDPETVTPREAVSFELEAPDVQALLVRWLSELNYYHITKRWVFSRFEVQQLSERHLVAQAWGEPIDPARHTIYTEVKAITYHGLKLERRDGQWYARIIFDL from the coding sequence ATGGAGCAAAGCGCGCCGTCCTGGTTCCGTGAACTCGATCACACGGCCGACACGGGCATCGAAGTCTGGGCCGAGTCGCTGCCGGAGCTTTTCGAGCGGGCCGCCTGGGGACTCTTCGCCATTCTCACCGATCCCGAAACTGTGACGCCCCGCGAGGCGGTCTCCTTCGAGCTGGAAGCACCCGACGTGCAGGCGCTCCTGGTGCGCTGGCTGTCGGAACTGAACTACTACCACATCACGAAACGGTGGGTCTTTTCGCGTTTCGAAGTGCAGCAGCTCAGCGAGCGGCACCTTGTGGCACAGGCCTGGGGCGAACCGATCGATCCGGCGCGCCACACGATCTACACCGAAGTCAAGGCCATCACCTATCACGGGCTCAAGCTGGAGCGGCGCGACGGCCAGTGGTACGCCCGCATCATCTTTGACCTCTGA
- a CDS encoding asparaginase domain-containing protein: MDVKIFTTGGTIDKVYFDAKSTYEVGDPQIVDILREANVTIDWELETLFRKDSLDLTDEDRAVIVEKVRQEPCPRILITHGTDTMIETAKALQGIPGKTIVLVGSLSPARFKSSDAEFNIGFALAAVQTLPPGVYIAMNGRIFHPDRVRKNREANRFEPI, translated from the coding sequence ATGGATGTGAAGATTTTCACCACAGGCGGCACCATCGACAAGGTGTACTTCGACGCGAAGAGCACCTACGAGGTGGGTGACCCGCAGATCGTGGATATTCTCCGCGAGGCGAACGTCACGATCGACTGGGAGCTGGAAACGCTTTTCCGCAAGGACAGCCTGGACCTGACCGACGAGGACCGGGCGGTCATCGTCGAAAAAGTGCGGCAGGAGCCCTGCCCGCGCATTCTGATCACGCACGGCACCGATACGATGATCGAAACGGCCAAGGCGCTGCAGGGCATTCCGGGCAAGACCATCGTGCTGGTGGGGTCGCTCAGTCCGGCCCGCTTTAAGAGCAGCGACGCCGAGTTCAACATCGGCTTTGCGCTGGCGGCCGTGCAGACGCTGCCGCCGGGCGTGTACATCGCCATGAACGGCCGTATCTTTCACCCAGATCGGGTGCGAAAAAATCGGGAGGCCAACCGCTTCGAACCGATCTGA